Proteins from one Entomospira culicis genomic window:
- a CDS encoding class I SAM-dependent DNA methyltransferase: MYLSIDEIADRARSFVYDWQDYEGKEIAEAQTFWNDLFMVYGRHRLKLASFEASIKKMTGSSGRIDVFWPGQLLVEQKAPHVTLDDTVMQQAVGYVEVLPEAEKPKFVVLCNFHQFKLLERASGEITEFSLADFAKHYYQAFMFIAGYSEFITYQEEEISLQAAELLAKLYTAIEDGDNQPSLELNFFMVQLLYCFFADHTSLFTDSKSARPFQHYLEKHSNPDGRDLHNHIREIFEVLNTPKEERDARLPDDLKSFPYVNGDLFADTSYRLYSNATIRERLLEVANFNWADISPAIFGTLFQTITDPKTRQIRGEHYTSETNILKAINPLFLDDLEQEYELCKENLADLTQFIEKLASITVLDPACGSGNFLVVAYRELRELELKALKHLHKDKRERHMIQEAMHAQIKVNVHQFYGIEIEALPSKIAQLALWLTDHQMNMQVVSTFGFNYTRLPLTASATIWNKNALTCDWNELINAKKLNYIVGNPPFYGARKQTKEQRTEMKRLFREVKGASQLDYVACWYQKSVEMMQLNDKIKGALVSTNSITQGAQVFPLWHRLMREENLHIHFAHRTFKWFNEAKDKAQIHCVVIGFARFPIEKKRLWDYDIITNKEGERVEQVSERKSALAINPYLVFDDEMIIVQELKTPLDPTSPKMAFGSMPNDGGHLLFSAEEKQAFLTLEPKAEPFFRRVMGSDEFLNSKERYCLWLLDANPLELAKMPHVMARVNAVREYRLNSKREATRKLADTAHLFGEIRQPSAKYIIIPSVSSEHRVYSPMGYLDKNTIMTNSAFSLENVTPYLFGVLSSRMHQVWLASVGGRMKSDYRYSVGLVYNTFPFPSKPTPAQQAKVAGLAQQMLEVRNKYLSQGATLANLYDKSKFYLYQDLVKVHRELDKAVERCYRKEPFDASLSNMDRITFLLSQYKLYTDTLFHPADDNEKPIN; the protein is encoded by the coding sequence ATGTATCTATCTATTGATGAAATTGCCGATCGGGCGCGAAGTTTTGTCTACGATTGGCAAGATTATGAAGGAAAAGAGATTGCCGAAGCGCAAACCTTCTGGAATGATCTCTTTATGGTGTATGGCAGACATCGGCTTAAATTGGCGAGCTTTGAGGCTAGCATCAAAAAAATGACGGGATCCAGTGGGCGTATTGATGTCTTTTGGCCAGGACAGTTATTAGTGGAGCAAAAAGCGCCACATGTTACCCTAGATGATACGGTAATGCAACAGGCCGTAGGCTATGTGGAGGTGTTGCCTGAGGCGGAGAAGCCAAAGTTTGTAGTATTGTGCAATTTTCATCAATTTAAGTTACTAGAGCGTGCCAGCGGAGAGATCACAGAATTTAGCTTAGCTGACTTTGCCAAGCATTATTATCAAGCCTTTATGTTTATTGCCGGCTATAGCGAATTTATCACCTATCAAGAGGAGGAAATCTCGCTACAGGCGGCAGAATTACTCGCGAAACTCTACACGGCTATTGAGGATGGGGATAATCAGCCATCGCTAGAGCTTAACTTTTTCATGGTGCAACTGCTCTACTGCTTTTTTGCCGACCATACCTCTTTATTTACGGATAGTAAATCAGCACGCCCTTTTCAACATTACCTAGAAAAACATAGTAACCCAGACGGGCGAGATTTACATAATCATATTAGAGAGATCTTTGAGGTTCTCAATACGCCCAAGGAAGAGCGAGATGCCCGCTTACCAGATGATTTAAAAAGTTTTCCTTATGTCAATGGCGACCTTTTTGCTGACACTAGCTATCGCCTATACAGCAATGCAACGATCCGAGAACGTCTCCTAGAGGTGGCTAATTTTAACTGGGCAGATATTAGTCCGGCTATCTTTGGCACGCTCTTTCAAACCATTACCGACCCCAAAACCCGCCAAATACGAGGCGAACACTACACCAGCGAGACCAATATTTTAAAAGCAATTAATCCGCTCTTTTTAGATGATTTAGAACAAGAGTATGAGCTCTGTAAGGAGAATCTAGCTGACCTAACCCAGTTTATCGAGAAGCTAGCAAGCATAACCGTACTAGACCCCGCTTGTGGTAGTGGTAACTTTTTAGTAGTGGCCTATCGTGAGCTACGGGAACTAGAGCTGAAGGCACTAAAGCACTTGCATAAAGATAAACGCGAACGCCACATGATACAAGAAGCCATGCACGCGCAAATTAAGGTGAATGTGCATCAATTTTATGGCATAGAGATTGAGGCACTGCCTAGCAAGATAGCCCAACTCGCGCTATGGCTAACCGACCACCAAATGAACATGCAAGTGGTATCAACCTTTGGCTTTAACTATACCCGACTACCACTTACCGCAAGCGCCACCATCTGGAATAAGAATGCCTTAACCTGCGATTGGAATGAACTTATTAATGCCAAAAAGTTAAACTATATTGTGGGTAATCCGCCTTTTTATGGAGCGCGCAAGCAGACCAAAGAACAGCGCACAGAAATGAAGAGGCTCTTCCGTGAGGTTAAGGGCGCAAGTCAATTAGATTATGTCGCCTGCTGGTATCAGAAAAGTGTAGAGATGATGCAATTGAACGACAAAATTAAAGGTGCATTGGTTAGCACCAATAGCATTACGCAAGGAGCGCAAGTCTTTCCATTGTGGCATCGATTGATGAGAGAGGAAAATCTACACATTCACTTTGCACACCGCACGTTTAAATGGTTTAACGAGGCTAAAGATAAGGCACAAATCCATTGTGTGGTTATCGGCTTTGCACGTTTTCCGATAGAAAAAAAGCGTCTTTGGGATTATGATATAATCACGAATAAAGAAGGCGAAAGAGTAGAACAAGTCTCCGAGCGGAAGTCTGCGTTAGCGATTAATCCCTATTTGGTCTTTGATGACGAAATGATTATAGTGCAAGAGCTAAAAACACCGCTCGACCCAACATCGCCGAAAATGGCCTTTGGAAGCATGCCTAACGATGGCGGACATCTACTCTTTAGCGCGGAAGAGAAGCAAGCATTTTTAACACTCGAGCCTAAAGCCGAACCATTCTTTAGAAGAGTGATGGGTTCTGATGAATTCCTCAATAGTAAAGAACGCTACTGCCTGTGGCTACTAGATGCCAACCCTTTAGAGCTAGCCAAGATGCCCCACGTTATGGCGCGAGTAAACGCCGTGCGAGAATATCGATTAAACAGTAAAAGAGAAGCAACCCGTAAATTAGCCGATACCGCTCACCTCTTTGGCGAAATACGCCAACCAAGTGCAAAGTATATTATTATTCCTAGTGTTAGCTCTGAACATCGTGTATACTCACCTATGGGCTATCTGGATAAAAATACTATCATGACAAACTCTGCATTCTCTTTAGAAAATGTTACACCTTACCTCTTTGGCGTACTCTCCTCTCGTATGCACCAAGTGTGGCTTGCTAGCGTGGGTGGACGTATGAAAAGTGATTACCGCTATAGTGTGGGATTGGTATACAACACGTTTCCCTTTCCCAGCAAGCCCACGCCTGCCCAGCAAGCTAAGGTGGCAGGTCTTGCCCAGCAGATGCTAGAGGTGCGCAACAAGTATCTTAGCCAAGGAGCTACGCTGGCTAATTTATACGATAAGAGTAAATTTTATCTTTATCAAGATTTAGTAAAGGTACATAGAGAGCTAGACAAGGCCGTGGAGCGTTGTTATCGCAAAGAGCCTTTTGATGCCTCGCTCTCGAACATGGATCGCATCACATTCCTCTTGAGCCAATACAAGCTCTACACCGATACGCTCTTTCACCCCGCAGATGATAACGAAAAACCCATTAATTAA
- a CDS encoding ASCH domain-containing protein — MKHGESNLKECQETANIVLSIKPQYASLILSGEKRYEYRKSIPKKKIARVYIYVTSPIKKIVGYFTVEEIIYKHVDDLWQETSATAGISQHDFYIYFKNRNHGYAFKIKKVFHLTKPRKLKSVAPQSFHYI; from the coding sequence ATGAAACATGGAGAAAGTAATTTGAAAGAATGTCAAGAAACAGCTAACATTGTTTTATCGATAAAACCACAATATGCATCTTTAATTTTATCAGGAGAAAAACGTTACGAATATCGTAAGAGTATTCCAAAAAAGAAAATCGCCCGAGTCTACATTTATGTAACATCACCAATAAAAAAAATTGTCGGATACTTTACTGTAGAAGAAATTATCTATAAACATGTTGATGATCTCTGGCAAGAAACTTCTGCTACAGCCGGTATCTCTCAACACGATTTTTATATCTATTTTAAAAATAGAAATCATGGCTATGCATTTAAAATAAAGAAAGTTTTTCACCTAACTAAACCCAGAAAATTAAAAAGTGTCGCTCCTCAATCTTTTCATTATATATAG
- a CDS encoding NAD(P)-dependent oxidoreductase, whose protein sequence is MQHTEIKMICYGARENEQPFFHQLNRYGFQLTLVKELLTADNVELVAGHQAVLLRGNCPAKGDNLTKMQALGVKYLLTRTVGIDHIDIPAAKALGFTLARVPGYSPNAIAELAVTLAMMLVRNVASTVSATSTGDFRVNPSYFSKEIRHMQVGILGLGKIGLTTASILRGFGVSQLYGWDPYPSAQAQSRVELLANNEAVLAKAELLFLHMPYIKEQNHHLVNADFLAKLPKGALLVNAARGEIVDTQAVVDALQRGHLSGFATDVLEDEATLFNKAFSPDAISNPAFRALVELYPRALITPHVGSNTEEACRNMIEQSFENLHEFLTTGESKNSL, encoded by the coding sequence ATGCAACATACAGAGATAAAAATGATTTGTTACGGGGCAAGAGAGAACGAACAGCCCTTCTTTCATCAACTTAACCGTTATGGATTTCAGCTTACCCTAGTAAAAGAGTTGCTCACTGCCGATAATGTTGAGCTGGTCGCAGGGCATCAGGCCGTCTTGTTGCGAGGCAATTGTCCTGCCAAGGGCGATAACCTCACAAAAATGCAAGCGCTAGGGGTAAAGTATCTGCTGACGCGTACGGTGGGCATCGACCACATCGATATTCCGGCGGCGAAGGCGCTGGGCTTTACCCTCGCGCGCGTACCGGGCTACTCCCCCAATGCCATTGCCGAGTTGGCCGTAACCCTCGCGATGATGCTGGTGCGTAATGTGGCAAGCACGGTATCGGCTACCAGTACGGGAGATTTTCGGGTAAACCCCAGCTACTTTAGCAAAGAGATTCGCCACATGCAGGTGGGCATCTTGGGGCTAGGCAAGATTGGTCTTACCACCGCCTCTATTTTGCGAGGCTTTGGCGTGAGTCAACTTTACGGATGGGATCCCTACCCCAGCGCGCAAGCCCAAAGCCGTGTCGAACTTTTGGCAAACAACGAGGCGGTGCTAGCAAAGGCCGAACTTCTCTTTTTGCACATGCCGTACATCAAAGAGCAGAACCACCATCTGGTGAATGCTGATTTTCTGGCTAAGCTACCCAAGGGCGCGCTCTTGGTGAACGCCGCGCGTGGGGAGATTGTCGACACGCAAGCGGTTGTAGACGCCTTGCAACGTGGGCATTTGTCAGGCTTTGCCACCGACGTGTTAGAAGATGAGGCGACGCTCTTTAATAAAGCATTTAGCCCCGATGCAATTAGCAACCCCGCCTTTCGGGCGCTGGTGGAGCTCTACCCGCGCGCACTGATTACGCCACACGTGGGCAGTAATACCGAGGAGGCTTGCCGTAATATGATAGAGCAGAGCTTTGAGAATTTGCACGAATTCTTAACTACGGGCGAGAGCAAAAATAGCCTCTAG
- a CDS encoding AEC family transporter produces MDLLTIFKAVLSNQAILSAVTSALFIILLGFFLTKRGTFKASLGKDLSTVVLTVGLPALSFNAFMSDINPETLRQGMMILIWGFIFQGALIFLMKFYYVRYNKDQQQALTVLTALGSTTFFAIPIIGAIYGAQGVLFASIFNISYRIYLYSWGYISFSGMRMSRENLKNMFMNPIIIATLLGLFIWIFQGYLPQVTLADGSRVAFARIDKTAVWLFKPMGFLAGLSSPLAWLSIGCTLAQISLAEASRDRTSWVYSITKIVLVPLAGIVVLLLINIAIPVSFTTVAVSTLMMATPPATVAVAYSIKFDREALLASNASLIATVFAVIWVPFTIFLLEVINQMGLFQA; encoded by the coding sequence ATGGATCTGTTGACTATTTTCAAGGCGGTGTTGTCGAATCAGGCGATATTGAGCGCGGTAACAAGTGCTCTCTTTATTATTTTGTTGGGATTTTTTCTCACCAAACGTGGCACATTTAAGGCGTCGTTGGGCAAAGATTTGAGCACGGTTGTCTTGACCGTGGGTCTACCGGCGTTGAGCTTTAATGCGTTTATGTCGGACATCAACCCCGAGACCTTACGCCAAGGGATGATGATTTTGATCTGGGGGTTTATTTTTCAAGGCGCGCTTATCTTTTTGATGAAATTTTACTACGTTCGCTACAATAAAGACCAACAGCAGGCGCTGACGGTGCTTACGGCGCTGGGCAGTACGACGTTTTTTGCGATTCCGATTATTGGCGCGATTTACGGCGCGCAGGGCGTGCTCTTTGCGTCGATTTTTAACATCTCTTACCGCATCTATCTCTATAGCTGGGGATACATTAGCTTTAGTGGGATGCGCATGAGCCGTGAGAATCTCAAGAATATGTTTATGAATCCAATTATTATTGCTACGCTTTTAGGATTATTTATTTGGATTTTTCAAGGATACTTACCACAAGTTACCCTCGCAGACGGATCACGCGTGGCCTTTGCCCGTATCGACAAGACGGCGGTTTGGCTCTTTAAGCCGATGGGCTTTTTAGCTGGGCTTTCCTCGCCCTTGGCATGGTTATCCATTGGTTGTACCTTGGCACAAATCAGCCTCGCCGAAGCCAGTCGCGACCGTACCTCTTGGGTCTATAGCATCACCAAGATTGTGCTTGTGCCATTGGCCGGCATCGTGGTACTGCTCCTTATCAATATCGCTATTCCAGTGAGCTTTACCACCGTGGCTGTCTCCACCTTGATGATGGCAACGCCTCCTGCAACCGTCGCTGTGGCCTATTCAATTAAGTTTGACCGTGAAGCCTTGCTCGCCTCCAACGCCAGCTTGATTGCCACGGTCTTTGCGGTGATTTGGGTGCCGTTCACCATCTTTCTCCTCGAGGTTATCAACCAGATGGGATTATTTCAGGCATAG
- a CDS encoding HNH endonuclease, with protein MKMHRFLLITLLLGFAIACQSSNSAISSTQEDDIPLLPSINGHMLDQRHPITEVWYRRVITHRTPDGDPVAVIVPQFDAPFAHLLPDNLLLASDARQKRYLNRQLKEAIEKDARLRRKFNRKQQQMIRDNKIPIGYVWHHDAPIGKMQLVDKVIHDGTAHTGGRWIWGGGSNQRR; from the coding sequence ATGAAGATGCACCGTTTTCTGTTAATAACACTCCTCCTTGGTTTCGCAATTGCGTGTCAGAGTAGCAACTCTGCTATCTCTAGCACACAAGAGGATGATATTCCGCTCTTGCCCTCGATCAATGGGCATATGTTAGATCAACGCCACCCCATCACTGAAGTGTGGTATCGGCGCGTCATTACCCATCGTACGCCAGATGGCGATCCTGTTGCGGTGATTGTTCCGCAGTTTGATGCGCCCTTCGCGCATCTCCTTCCTGACAACCTCTTGCTTGCCAGCGATGCCAGACAAAAACGATACCTCAATCGGCAACTTAAAGAGGCGATAGAAAAAGATGCGCGGTTGCGACGCAAGTTTAATCGCAAGCAACAGCAGATGATCCGTGATAATAAAATCCCCATCGGCTATGTTTGGCACCACGATGCGCCCATCGGGAAGATGCAGTTGGTCGATAAAGTCATCCACGACGGAACGGCACACACCGGCGGACGGTGGATTTGGGGTGGTGGGAGTAATCAACGGCGCTAA
- a CDS encoding GntP family permease, which translates to MIVNIWGVLLGLGLIVWLILKKIPPVYAMMFGSFFAGVIGLMPYVGQSNLDGEAITFFDLLNEVVGLMIDGGKSVTSVILRIFGAGILAGILIGTRATDVIANKIITIFGEKKALLAIVVTTALLTMSGVFIGVAIVTLAPIALAVAARTKLSLLSVSMALVGGGKAGNVISVSPNSIALMDRFGVSLSQLMMVGLIPALLGMGLTLLFAHLLKKRGKMVILEEKSDNATHHGAYPSFGSAISGPITAIILLVLRPIVGISIDPMIALPIGGLVGLFFMKKMANIQQYLALGLERMSGIALLLLSTGTLAGILGASELSSLLKDGLSHAGLPLFLLAPISGILMAFAASSTVVGVTLAGDIFAEILLAGGVGALSSVAMIHTGAVVLDSMPHGSFFYITADATKLTFAERLKLVPYEFMVGLSMVIVSTILFGVMMNI; encoded by the coding sequence TTGATTGTAAATATTTGGGGCGTGTTGTTAGGCTTGGGGTTGATTGTTTGGCTTATTCTTAAAAAGATTCCGCCGGTGTATGCGATGATGTTTGGATCTTTTTTTGCTGGTGTGATTGGGTTGATGCCCTATGTAGGTCAGAGCAATCTTGATGGCGAGGCGATAACCTTTTTTGATCTGCTTAATGAGGTGGTCGGCTTGATGATCGATGGGGGAAAGTCGGTAACTTCGGTGATTTTACGCATTTTTGGCGCGGGCATCTTGGCTGGCATCTTGATTGGTACGCGTGCGACTGATGTGATTGCTAATAAAATTATTACTATTTTTGGTGAGAAAAAAGCCTTGTTGGCGATTGTTGTAACGACGGCATTATTGACGATGTCTGGCGTTTTTATCGGGGTGGCGATCGTAACACTTGCGCCCATCGCTTTAGCCGTGGCGGCGAGAACAAAACTCTCCCTGCTCTCGGTGAGCATGGCACTGGTTGGTGGCGGCAAGGCGGGTAACGTCATCTCGGTGAGCCCTAATTCCATTGCACTGATGGATCGATTCGGCGTTTCCCTCTCGCAGTTAATGATGGTAGGGCTAATTCCGGCACTATTGGGAATGGGGTTGACGCTCCTCTTCGCCCATCTGCTTAAAAAGCGAGGCAAGATGGTGATATTGGAAGAGAAGAGTGATAACGCAACGCATCATGGTGCGTACCCTTCATTTGGATCGGCAATTAGTGGCCCTATTACGGCGATTATCTTGTTGGTGTTGCGCCCGATTGTTGGTATCTCCATCGATCCGATGATTGCATTACCGATTGGTGGCTTGGTGGGGCTCTTCTTTATGAAAAAAATGGCTAATATTCAACAATATTTAGCCCTTGGCTTAGAGCGCATGAGTGGCATCGCACTATTGCTCTTGTCTACGGGGACATTAGCCGGAATTTTGGGCGCATCGGAGTTGAGTAGCCTGTTGAAAGATGGCTTATCGCATGCCGGACTTCCGCTCTTTCTCTTAGCCCCGATATCGGGAATTTTAATGGCGTTCGCTGCCTCTTCTACGGTGGTGGGCGTAACGCTTGCCGGCGATATCTTTGCGGAAATCTTGCTGGCTGGGGGGGTAGGCGCGCTCTCCAGCGTGGCGATGATCCACACGGGGGCGGTGGTGTTAGACAGCATGCCTCATGGAAGCTTTTTTTACATCACTGCCGATGCGACAAAGCTCACCTTTGCCGAGCGCCTTAAACTTGTGCCTTACGAATTTATGGTGGGGCTAAGCATGGTGATTGTTTCGACGATTCTGTTTGGTGTCATGATGAATATTTAG
- a CDS encoding 5-methylcytosine restriction system specificity protein McrC produces the protein MASHHRIKNIYYMLAYVYDKLLIKDPQWLASENFEHLDDLFAVVLEKMVGKLVKRGLQQHYVTQVEPLAGLRGQIRVEQSIKQQTFIMGRLVCAYDEFTEDIPFNQILKSTMLLLLRSDADTKYKKKLRKLLLYFNHISNIEPKQIRWDALHYHRNNSSYQMLMDFCRLIIETQLLAEERGTRKINAPISEDKLHAIFEKFVLAYYHVHHSCLNPRSDIIRWCIEEGELGHLLPQMKTDIMLSNQHHTLIIDTKFYQKNMSKSPHGEKFTYLSFHLYQIYAYVKNYYKVTVDNVSGVLLYAHLSDMETPSQMYNMNGNMIGVKVLNLDKEWSDIVVQLDSIAKEFFG, from the coding sequence ATGGCTAGTCATCATCGTATAAAAAATATTTATTATATGCTTGCCTATGTCTATGATAAATTGCTGATAAAAGATCCTCAATGGTTAGCGAGCGAGAATTTTGAACACTTGGACGATCTTTTTGCTGTGGTTTTAGAAAAAATGGTAGGAAAGTTAGTAAAGCGTGGGCTACAACAGCATTACGTCACACAAGTTGAGCCTTTGGCTGGTTTACGTGGACAGATACGGGTGGAGCAGTCGATTAAACAACAAACCTTTATTATGGGTAGGTTGGTATGCGCTTACGACGAATTCACTGAAGATATCCCATTTAATCAAATTCTAAAATCAACGATGCTTCTTCTCTTACGTAGCGATGCTGATACGAAGTATAAGAAGAAGTTAAGAAAACTTCTCTTATACTTTAACCATATCAGTAATATTGAACCTAAGCAGATCCGCTGGGACGCATTGCATTATCACCGCAATAATAGTAGCTATCAGATGTTGATGGATTTTTGTCGTCTTATCATAGAGACTCAATTACTCGCTGAAGAGCGTGGTACACGTAAGATAAATGCTCCCATTTCAGAAGATAAGTTACACGCCATTTTTGAGAAATTTGTTCTAGCGTATTACCATGTGCATCATTCATGCTTGAACCCAAGAAGTGATATCATTAGGTGGTGTATAGAAGAAGGTGAACTGGGGCATCTTTTACCACAAATGAAAACCGATATAATGCTAAGCAATCAACATCATACACTTATTATTGATACTAAATTTTATCAAAAAAATATGAGTAAGTCTCCGCATGGCGAAAAATTTACCTATCTTTCATTTCATTTGTATCAAATTTATGCGTATGTCAAAAATTACTATAAAGTTACTGTGGACAATGTGAGTGGCGTATTATTATATGCGCATTTGTCGGATATGGAGACGCCAAGCCAGATGTACAACATGAATGGCAACATGATTGGGGTTAAAGTATTGAATTTAGATAAAGAATGGTCTGATATTGTAGTACAATTGGATAGTATTGCAAAAGAATTTTTTGGATAA
- a CDS encoding AAA family ATPase — translation MNYWLMALGHGSEKQKHEMREDHFNQNLIGIGWSEVGDLSNVKSRARVNRLAEKEGSGGGNTTLALWQFSHEMAIGDIVYIKGGKGATRTVLARGIVDSDYVYDPERDYAHTRSVRWTHQEGKTLGSNAKNLPQKTLTKYDDPKRIRELEALYGIEDTLPEVDELLMDEPEVAGSYTKKDFLKEVFISEPEYKELTSLLERKKNVILQGAPGVGKTFAAKRLAYAIMGEKADDQIKMVQFHQSYSYEDFVMGYRPDGDGFSLKEGPFYQFCQKAREDKESDYFFIIDEINRGNMSKIFGELLMLVEDDKRGREYAMPLMYSNNDEEEDFYIPKNLYIIGMMNTADRSLAMIDYALRRRFAFFDMTPAFEKAGFITYQQEVGNSKFNQLIAVVKALNEVIRGDDSLGSGFEIGHSYFCTLLDEDGKPKSTIHPDIKGIVTHELIPLLKEYWFDDSTKVEKWSLELQSAIG, via the coding sequence ATGAACTATTGGTTGATGGCTCTGGGGCATGGTAGTGAGAAGCAAAAGCATGAGATGAGAGAGGATCATTTTAATCAAAACCTTATAGGTATTGGATGGAGTGAGGTTGGTGATTTAAGCAACGTGAAGAGTCGCGCAAGGGTAAATAGATTGGCAGAAAAAGAGGGTTCGGGTGGTGGCAATACTACTTTAGCCTTGTGGCAATTTAGCCATGAGATGGCGATTGGGGATATTGTTTATATTAAAGGAGGGAAAGGGGCAACGCGAACGGTTTTAGCTAGAGGCATTGTGGATTCTGATTATGTGTATGATCCCGAGCGTGATTATGCGCATACTCGTAGTGTACGTTGGACGCATCAAGAGGGGAAAACTTTAGGGTCTAATGCTAAAAATTTACCACAAAAAACGCTAACAAAATACGATGACCCTAAGCGTATTCGTGAGTTAGAGGCACTTTATGGGATAGAGGATACTTTACCTGAGGTGGATGAACTCTTGATGGATGAGCCAGAGGTGGCGGGGAGCTATACCAAAAAAGATTTTTTAAAGGAAGTTTTTATCAGTGAGCCAGAGTATAAAGAGCTAACGAGTCTTTTAGAGCGTAAAAAGAACGTGATTCTGCAAGGTGCTCCGGGAGTGGGCAAGACTTTTGCTGCCAAGCGCCTTGCTTATGCGATAATGGGGGAAAAGGCTGATGATCAAATCAAGATGGTTCAGTTTCATCAAAGCTATAGTTATGAAGATTTTGTGATGGGGTATCGTCCCGATGGTGATGGCTTTTCGCTTAAAGAAGGTCCTTTTTATCAATTTTGCCAAAAAGCGCGAGAAGATAAAGAGAGTGATTACTTTTTTATTATCGACGAAATTAATCGTGGTAACATGAGTAAAATCTTTGGCGAGCTGTTGATGCTAGTGGAAGATGATAAGCGTGGCAGGGAGTACGCGATGCCTTTGATGTACTCTAATAATGATGAGGAAGAAGATTTTTATATTCCAAAAAATCTTTATATTATCGGTATGATGAACACTGCCGATCGCAGTTTAGCGATGATCGATTATGCGTTACGTCGACGGTTTGCATTTTTTGATATGACGCCTGCCTTTGAGAAAGCTGGTTTTATTACATATCAGCAGGAGGTTGGCAATAGTAAATTTAACCAGTTGATAGCGGTGGTAAAAGCTCTTAACGAAGTAATTCGTGGTGATGACTCCTTGGGTTCTGGCTTTGAGATTGGACATAGTTATTTTTGTACATTACTAGATGAAGATGGAAAGCCTAAGTCTACTATTCATCCGGATATTAAAGGCATTGTTACGCATGAGTTGATTCCTTTATTAAAAGAGTACTGGTTTGACGATAGCACAAAGGTTGAAAAGTGGAGTCTCGAGTTGCAATCGGCGATAGGGTAG